One Kryptolebias marmoratus isolate JLee-2015 linkage group LG21, ASM164957v2, whole genome shotgun sequence DNA segment encodes these proteins:
- the si:ch73-174h16.4 gene encoding leucine-rich repeat-containing protein 14 has protein sequence MAQSLVRLCAKEVVSDHSSSPSWLRWVPRELYRALLEAAFACRRPLAVGELVQRWPERTLRVGGRRKPGQAAPNRLCIQALLLAIVKGLSDQRSALQVLDICGLQGDEGGVGDPMGGWSLTVALCTMVVQARAGAQRTQRIEGDRERKRFSALESERDLKRERGQRKGGKELHGDREKTVPPGPASEEEQIKGIRRRMEMERKRVNAETGLGGSKREIEEKEANCDALVHVRADLFVNARSWERVRVALGTSGPLKLQCRYLRVEEISVASIRTLLNLLPCRGLLGIDVRYSSLGVAGLAELLPLLSAFPELNSLRLHYCNLDIRRDHLGQEEVLRDLSQGLAQLKELRRLSLTALRLPGQLRLLLSSLPQPLEIMELPYLSLSPADLAYLSCSHHASTLQQLDISENRLDKDTLPSIRRLLSQASSSLQHLSLSGCGLTDALLGHLLPSLGGCWALKSLAFALNPLSMAGLLDLVRTAARMPSLRHLLYPNPLEDYQPGLPDLPSSAQLLDWPLNEATDVNMTSSQLNRVLIESGCSELFLTCDLLNYDKDLLE, from the exons ATGGCGCAGTCCTTGGTGAGACTGTGTGCCAAAGAGGTGGTGAGTGACCACAGCTCGTCCCCCAGCTGGCTGAGATGGGTGCCCCGGGAGCTGTATAGAGCGCTGCTGGAGGCCGCCTTTGCCTGCCGCAGGCCGCTGGCTGTGGGCGAGCTGGTCCAGCGGTGGCCTGAACGGACCCTCCGCGTCGGAGGACGGAGGAAACCTGGACAAGCTGCGCCAAATCGGCTCTGTATTCAGGCTCTGCTGCTTGCAATTGTCAAAGGACTGTCGGACCAAAG GTCTGCTCTGCAAGTACTGGACATCTGTGGACTGCAGGGAGATGAGGGAGGAGTGGGGGACCCAATGGGAGGCTGGTCTCTGACTGTTGCCCTCTGTACCATGGTTGTTCAGGCCAGAGCCGGAGCACAGAGGACCCAGAGGATCgaaggagacagagagaggaaacGGTTCTCAGCGCTGGAGAGCGAAAGGGATTTGAAAAGAGAAAGGGGACAGAGAAAGGGAGGCAAAGAGCTCCATGGTGACAGAGAAAAGACTGTACCTCCAGGTCCTGCAAGTGAAGAGGAGCAAATTAAAGGCAtcaggaggaggatggagatGGAAAGGAAAAGAGTGAATGCAGAGACAGGTTTAGGAGGAAGTAAACGCGAAATAGAAGAAAAAGAGGCAAACTGTGATGCGCTGGTGCACGTTAGAGCTGACCTTTTTGTTAACGCCCGATCTTGGGAGCGTGTTCGCGTGGCTCTTGGCACATCAGGACCCTTGAAGCTTCAGTGCAGATACCTGCGGGTGGAGGAGATTTCAGTGGCGAGCATCAGGACCCTGCTGAACCTGCTGCCTTGCAGGGGTCTCTTGGGCATTGACGTTCGCTATAGCAGCCTCGGGGTGGCTGGCTTGGCAGAACTGCTGCCTCTTCTCTCCGCCTTCCCCGAGCTGAATTCCCTTCGCCTGCATTACTGCAACCTGGACATTCGCAGAGACCACCTTGGCCAGGAGGAGGTATTGAGGGACCTGTCACAGGGGCTGGCACAGCTCAAAGAACTACGACGGCTCAGCCTCACTGCTCTGCGGCTGCCCGGACAGCTGCGACTGTTGCTCAG CTCACTGCCTCAACCCTTGGAGATCATGGAGCTGCCGTATTTGAGCCTGAGTCCTGCTGACCTCGCCTATCTCTCGTGCAGCCATCACGCCTCCACACTGCAGCAGCTGGATATAAGTGAAAACCGTCTCGATAAGGACACCCTTCCCTCGATTCGACGCCTCCTCTCCCAGGCTTCTAGCAGCCTGCAGCATCTTTCTCTCAGTGGCTGTGGCCTGACGGATGCTCTCCTGGGACACTTGCTGCCCTCGCTGGGGGGATGCTGGGCCCTCAAGAGCTTAGCTTTTGCCTTGAACCCACTTTCCATGGCAGGACTCCTGGACCTGGTGCGAACAGCAGCAAGAATGCCCTCCCTTCGACATTTACTCTACCCCAACCCCCTGGAGGACTACCAGCCGGGGCTCCCAGATCTGCCCTCCAGTGCTCAGCTGTTGGACTGGCCTCTGAATGAAGCTACGGATGTAAACATGACCAGCAGCCAGCTGAACAGGGTTCTCATAGAAAGTGGATGCTCTGAACTCTTCCTGACCTGTGACCTGCTCAATTACGATAAAGATTTACTGGAGTAG
- the wdr97 gene encoding WD repeat-containing protein 97: protein MTAVAPGEMSTTVLFPSPTPGLLSHHTERSNERTLKMQGLFRLDEERSQRKIVISRRKRWHPLGHYLHHLHYFSTDSPVRFMMYSEAAAAFISLHSDNTVCLYKGVDHKQTLMTELPFLGLTATKIPGCLVGWGPGPVCKLLDSELRLVKAAADALDIHVCKPAEHSWDLVTAGVGNVCVWSVVLMRCKVKIQDGLQKHGTITCLTLAPPRPDRPHRAFVASGMVVTVVDLDEGRILDHMIKVCSSNITAMEYCDQLDCLIIANQKLSIKVWGPDWALRVTFKGHDDVVNSLFFCSKLNMLISSSADCTIRTWNLEECVAVECVQTKQENSQLHIGGTKEGDIFFSFSNTGVDFWTIRTVYNLHCKLSEDKGAPLRQIQVSNFSPPYPTRLLCLSSDSHISLLAAETGAILTSFKANDRILCADYCLHEEILLALTEAGTVLQVNTLTNPMTLMQEWKDRGQGPWNRAECYHPQYQTAPGPACCLVIYSCLADKQRALEDWRRLQEGRGSSHRNNRELSDAKNKFLVIIGQNGGCVSVLTIDNGKILLRTPAHMGLKVTALQAYPENSYLLSTGEDLTVVVWSVYPDSERCLIQHLTVVCNQPQVYLAALRSQLAMTFQEPNSGSYILKLSSLLNQEEADYLPGERHSDHFTGLCAIPELNVFVSVSLDKTVRIWNEENRLIRRVELEDVPQCLAYSGHAGELFLGVRGDLYRLRCAQFLPKDYRERLCLTYEAEPLPDLPIPETKETYKLTKASKDQAKKLQAVINNQLMSGDVLQDKDKLEILNMDLKALVEGAVKRKKEKFPSTLQTRKEAFGHYMNKIYGFSTIKKVNLDDIFDPDEFSFNNEMKYIGPRFLPKLQKDVRPQPKQDIPVEVKKEKQLKQQKKKTTPVAVVKVTPQPPEKVKPKKPPRMKKTVQVEKTEKPQEIIVLIEQPKPKTPGPRIPSPLPQREPSSEVPTFLKQFADIKWFNDIYPVKKSIPSNLSPEEFALQLLKYLQTCSSTMKIKILAAIRALHSQGLLHDTSKLYTGLINSLHQFIRPQMTPLNCTVIVDALNLLVRLQSKISYDLVKILLTLLAFKQLDLQKPILLLLGALGVNEAEQWLWPELESWDSELQDQTNTWETLHDRADCWIESWISKFKEHNRYLYLTSTEKWKPPTFSAVDVLNYFCFVQREEHFKITRGVPGRKNTVLLPLHDWHVKIIVM from the exons ATGACAGCAGTTGCCCCTGGAGAGATGAGCACAACAGTGCTGTTTCCCAGTCCCACACCAGGGCTGCTGTCTCACCACACTGAGAGGTCAAATGAGAGGACACTTAAAATGCAGGGTTTGTTCAGACTGGATGAGGAGCGGTCTCAAAGAAAG attgTTATCTCTAGAAGAAAACGGTGGCACCCACTCGGTCACTATCTTCACCACCTACATTATTTCTCCACTGACAGCCCTGTACGTTTCATGATGTATTCTGAGGCTGCTGCGGCATTCATCAGCCTTCACTCTGACAACACCGTCTGCCTTTACAAAGGCGTTGACCACAAGCAGACGCTCATGACAGAGCTGCCTTTTTTGGGCCTGACCGCTACAAAGATCCCGGGCTGTCTGGTAGGCTGGGGCCCCGGGCCTGTCTGCAAACTTCTGGACAGCGAGTTACGCCTTGTGAAGGCTGCTGCTGATGCCCTGGACATACACGTGTGTAAGCCCGCAGAGCACTCCTGGGACCTGGTGACTGCAGGTGTGGGGAACGTGTGCGTGTGGTCAGTGGTGCTCATGAGGTGCAAGGTGAAGATCCAAGATGGGCTGCAGAAGCATGGCACTATCACCTGCCTGACACTGGCTCCTCCACGACCTGACAGGCCCCACCGAGCCTTTGTTGCAAGCGGCATGGTTGTGACTGTGGTTGACCTTGATGAAGGGAGGATTTTGGATCATATGATTAAAGTTTGCTCAAG CAACATTACAGCGATGGAGTACTGCGATCAACTGGACTGTTTGATCATTGCGAACCAAAAGTTGTCCATAAAAGTATGGGGTCCAGACTGGGCCCTACGTGTGACTTTCAAAGGACATGATG ATGTGGTGAATTCCCTGTTTTTTTGCTCTAAATTAAACATGCTGATATCGTCCTCAGCGGATTGTACAATCCGTACCTGGAACCTGGAGGAGTGTGTGGCCGTTGAGTGTGTccagacaaaacaggaaaactctCAGCTGCACATAGGAGGCACAAAAGAAGGAgatattttcttctctttttcaaaCACGGGGGTGGACTTCTGGACCATCAGAACTGTGTATAACCTTCACTGTAAACTCAGTGAGGATAAAGGTGCACCACTGAGACAAATCCAAGTCTCAAATTTCTCTCCTCCTTACCCAACACGACTCCTCTGTCTCAGTTCTGATAGTCATATTAGTCTTTTGGCAGCTGAAACTGGAGCAATACTGACTTCTTTTAAGGCAAACGACAGGATTTTGTGTGCCGACTACTGCCTGCATGAAGAGATTCTGTTGGCCTTAACTGAGGCAGGTACAGTGCTTCAAGTCAACACACTCACTAATCCAATGACTTTGATGCAAGAATGGAAGGACAGAGGACAGGGCCCCTGGAACCGTGCAGAGTGTTACCATCCCCAGTATCAGACAGCACCCGGTCCAGCTTGCTGCCTGGTGATTTACAGCTGTTtggcagacaaacagagagCTTTAGAGGACTGGAGACGATTACAGGAGGGGAGAGGATCCAGTCACAGGAACAACAGAGAGCTCAGTGATGCCAAGAATAA GTTTTTAGTTATTATTGGCCAAAATGGCGGCTGTGTGAGTGTTCTGACCATCGATAATGGGAAGATCTTGTTAAGGACACCAGCACACATGGGTCTGAAAGTCACAGCGTTGCAGGCGTACCCTGAGAACAGTTATCTCCTCTCCACAG GTGAGGATTTGACAGTCGTGGTGTGGAGCGTATACCCCGACAGCGAGCGCTGTCTCATCCAGCACCTGACTGTGGTATGTAACCAGCCTCAAGTCTACCTAGCAGCGCTGAGGTCTCAGCTGGCCATGACCTTTCAAGAACCAAACAGTGGCTCTTACATCCTAAAGCTCTCCAGTTTGCTCAATCAGGAGGAAGCAGATTATTTGCCAGGGGAAAGACATTCAGACCACTTCACAG GACTGTGTGCGATTCCAGAACTGAACGTGTTTGTGTCCGTCAGTCTGGATAAGACGGTGCGTATCTGGAATGAGGAGAATCGCCTCATCAG GAGGGTGGAACTTGAAGATGTGCCTCAGTGTTTGGCATACAGTGGACATGCAGGAGAACTGTTCCTGGGTGTCAGGGGGGATCTGTACAGGCTGCGGTGTGCACAGTTCCTACCAAAGGATTACAGAGAAAGG CTTTGTCTCACCTATGAAGCTGAGCCACTTCCTGACTTACCTATTCCTGAGACTAAAGAAACATACAAGTTAACAAA GGCTTCAAAAGATCAGGCAAAAAAACTGCAGGCGGTCATCAACAATCAGTTAATGAGCGGAGATGTGCTACAGGACAAG GATAAATTAGAGATCTTGAACATGGACCTTAAGGCACTTGTGGAAGGTGCTGTAAAACGTAAAAAAGAGAAGTTTCCAAGTACACTGCAAACCAGGAAAGAGGCCTTTGGGCActacatgaataaaatatatggCTTTTCAACGATTAAAAAG gTTAATCTGGATGACATTTTTGATCCTGATGAATTTTCCTTTAACAATGAAATGAAGTACATCGGACCTCGTTTCCTTCCGAAGCTACAAAAGGATGTCCGCCCTCAACCCAAACAAGACATTCCTGTGGAGGTGAAGAAAGAGAAG cagctgaagcagcagaagaaaaaaacgacTCCAGTGGCCGTCGTGAAAGTCACGCCCCAACCTCCTGAGAAAGTCAAACCCAAGAAACCCCCCAGAATGAAGAAGACTGTCCAGGTGGAGAAAACCGAAAAG CCTCAAGAAATCATTGTTCTAATAGAGCAACCCAAACCTAAAACTCCTGGTCCCAGGATCCCATCACCACTCCCACAGAGGGAACCTTCCTCTGAAGTGCCAACGTTCCTCAAACAGTTTGCAGACATAAAATGGTTTAATGACATATACCCtgtcaaaaag aGTATCCCAAGTAACTTGTCTCCAGAGGAGTTCGCCCTTCAGCTACTGAAGTATCTACAAACCTGCAGCTCCACAATGAAGATCAAGATCCTTGCTGCAATACGGGCGCTGCACAGCCAGGGACTCCTCCATGACACGAGCAAACTTTATACAGGCCTCATCAACTCTTTGCACCAATTTATACGACCACAGATG acacCTTTAAATTGCACGGTGATTGTGGACGCGTTGAACCTGCTGGTGCGTCTGCAGTCTAAGATCAGTTATGATCTAGTGAAAATACTTCTAACTCTCCTCGCTTTTAAACAACTCGACCTCCA gaaaccCATACTCCTCCTCCTGGGAGCACTGGGTGTGAATGAGGCCGAGCAGTGGCTGTGGCCTGAGTTGGAGAGCTGGGACTCGGAACTGCAGGACCAGACTAACACCTGGGAGACGCTTCATGACAGGGCAGATTGCTGGATCGAGTCATGGATCTCCAAATTTAAA GAACACAACCGGTATCTGTACCTGACGAGTACAGAAAAGTGGAAACCTCCCACCTTCAGTGCTGTTGATGTCCTCAATTATTTTTGCTTCGTACAAAGAGAGGAGCACTTTAAGATCACACGTGGTGTGCCTGGCCGCAAAAACACAGTGCTCCTGCCTCTGCACGACTGGCATGTGAAAATTATAGTAATGTAA